The following coding sequences lie in one Klebsiella huaxiensis genomic window:
- the yciH gene encoding stress response translation initiation inhibitor YciH, producing MSDSNSRLVYSTDSGRIDEPKQVQERAKGDGIVRIQRQTSGRKGKGVCLITGIDENDEALAKLAAELKKKCGCGGSVKDGVIEIQGDKRDLLKSLLEAKGMKVKLAGG from the coding sequence ATGAGCGATTCCAACAGTCGTCTGGTGTATTCGACGGACAGCGGGCGTATCGATGAGCCTAAACAGGTACAAGAGCGGGCGAAAGGTGATGGCATTGTGCGCATTCAGCGTCAGACCAGCGGTCGCAAAGGCAAAGGCGTGTGCTTGATTACAGGTATCGATGAAAACGACGAGGCGCTGGCTAAGCTGGCTGCTGAACTGAAAAAGAAATGCGGCTGCGGCGGTTCAGTAAAGGATGGCGTGATTGAGATTCAGGGCGATAAGCGTGATTTACTCAAATCACTTCTCGAAGCGAAAGGCATGAAAGTTAAACTGGCAGGCGGCTAA
- the fabI gene encoding enoyl-ACP reductase FabI codes for MGFLSGKRILLTGLASKLSIAYGIAQAMHREGAELAFTYQNEKLKGRVEEFAAALGSNIVLPCDVAEDESIESLFTELEKVWPKFDGFVHSIGFAPADQLDGDYVNAVTREGFKIAHDISAYSFVAMAKACRGMLNPGSALLTLSYLGAERAIPNYNVMGLAKASLEANVRYMANAMGPEGVRVNAISAGPIRTLAASGIKDFRKMLAHCEAVTPIRRTVTTEDVGNSAAFLCSDLSAGISGEVVHVDGGFSIAAMNELELK; via the coding sequence ATGGGTTTTCTTTCCGGTAAGCGCATTCTGTTGACTGGCCTTGCCAGCAAACTGTCCATCGCCTACGGTATTGCGCAAGCAATGCACCGTGAAGGGGCTGAACTGGCGTTCACCTATCAGAACGAAAAACTGAAAGGTCGTGTGGAAGAATTTGCTGCGGCACTGGGTTCCAACATCGTACTGCCGTGCGACGTGGCTGAAGATGAGAGCATTGAATCTCTGTTCACCGAGCTGGAAAAAGTATGGCCTAAGTTCGACGGTTTCGTGCACTCCATCGGCTTCGCTCCGGCAGATCAGTTGGACGGCGATTATGTTAACGCGGTCACTCGTGAAGGCTTCAAAATCGCCCACGATATCAGCGCCTACAGCTTTGTGGCGATGGCTAAAGCCTGCCGCGGCATGCTGAACCCAGGCTCCGCCCTGCTGACGCTGTCCTACCTGGGTGCTGAGCGCGCGATCCCGAACTACAACGTAATGGGTCTGGCGAAAGCGTCCCTCGAAGCTAACGTTCGTTATATGGCGAACGCTATGGGTCCGGAAGGCGTTCGCGTTAACGCTATCTCTGCCGGTCCGATTCGTACCCTGGCCGCTTCCGGCATTAAAGATTTCCGTAAGATGCTGGCGCACTGCGAAGCGGTCACTCCGATCCGCCGCACCGTCACCACTGAAGACGTGGGTAACAGTGCAGCATTCCTGTGCTCCGACCTGTCTGCAGGCATCTCCGGTGAAGTCGTTCACGTTGACGGTGGTTTCAGCATCGCCGCAATGAACGAGCTGGAACTGAAATAA
- the pyrF gene encoding orotidine-5'-phosphate decarboxylase gives MTSTATSSSRVVTSSPIVVALDYDNRDKALAFVDRIDPRDCRLKVGKEMFTLFGPQLVRDLHQRGFEVFLDLKFHDIPNTTARAVAAAAELGVWMVNVHASGGARMMTAAREALLPFGNDAPLLIAVTVLTSMEASDLQDLGITLSPADYAAKLAALTQNCGLDGVVCSAQEAVRFKQELGQAFKLVTPGIRPQGSDAGDQRRIMTPEQALAAGVDYMVIGRPVTQSAEPAATLSSINASLNKGA, from the coding sequence ATGACGTCTACTGCTACATCTTCTTCCCGCGTTGTCACATCCTCTCCTATTGTTGTTGCTCTTGATTATGATAACCGTGATAAAGCGCTGGCATTTGTCGACCGCATCGACCCACGCGACTGCCGCCTGAAGGTTGGCAAAGAGATGTTTACTCTGTTTGGTCCACAGCTTGTTCGCGACCTGCACCAGCGTGGTTTTGAGGTTTTCCTCGACCTGAAATTTCACGATATTCCAAATACCACGGCACGTGCGGTTGCGGCAGCAGCAGAGCTCGGCGTCTGGATGGTCAACGTTCATGCCTCCGGCGGCGCGCGCATGATGACCGCCGCACGTGAAGCCTTGCTACCATTTGGTAATGATGCGCCGCTGCTGATCGCGGTGACCGTATTAACCAGTATGGAAGCCAGCGACCTGCAGGATCTGGGCATTACGCTTTCCCCGGCCGATTATGCCGCGAAGCTGGCGGCGCTGACCCAGAACTGTGGTCTGGATGGCGTTGTTTGTTCAGCGCAGGAAGCGGTGCGCTTCAAACAGGAACTAGGTCAGGCATTTAAGCTGGTGACGCCAGGCATTCGTCCGCAAGGCAGCGATGCAGGCGATCAGCGGAGGATCATGACGCCGGAACAGGCGCTGGCCGCTGGTGTGGATTATATGGTCATTGGCCGCCCGGTGACTCAGTCTGCCGAGCCGGCCGCCACGCTAAGTAGTATTAATGCATCATTGAACAAGGGGGCGTGA
- a CDS encoding LapA family protein — protein MKYLLIFLLVLAIFVISVTLGAQNDQVVTFNYLLAQGEFRISTLLAVLFAAGFAIGWLICGLFWLRVRVSLARAERRIKRLEHQIAPTSATPAQAGVPAVKE, from the coding sequence GTGAAATATTTACTCATTTTCTTACTGGTGTTAGCGATCTTTGTCATTTCAGTGACGCTGGGTGCGCAAAATGACCAGGTAGTCACATTCAATTATTTGCTCGCGCAGGGTGAATTCCGGATTTCGACACTGCTGGCTGTCCTGTTTGCTGCTGGTTTTGCTATTGGTTGGCTGATTTGCGGTCTTTTCTGGCTGCGCGTTCGCGTCTCGCTGGCGCGTGCTGAACGTAGAATCAAGCGTCTGGAACACCAGATCGCACCAACCAGCGCTACACCTGCGCAAGCCGGTGTTCCCGCGGTGAAGGAATAA
- a CDS encoding HutD/Ves family protein, with amino-acid sequence MIIPVQFSSLPVTPWKNGGGETREIVSLPSPDAPFIWRASIATLSNDGPFSLFPEVDRVITLLEGQPLWLHGDNIAQRLELWQPWAFAGEWPLVSEGISGRGLDFNIMTQRSRAAAQVTVVAEQQQPGAEGIAWVLQGRWQLAGKTCTAGSGIWWHGESPGELLPQSADARLLLAEIERR; translated from the coding sequence ATGATTATTCCGGTTCAGTTTTCCTCTTTACCCGTGACGCCGTGGAAAAACGGCGGCGGCGAAACTCGCGAAATTGTCAGTCTCCCCTCGCCTGATGCGCCTTTTATCTGGCGCGCCAGTATTGCCACCCTGAGTAATGATGGGCCGTTTTCCCTCTTTCCTGAGGTTGACCGGGTAATTACCCTTCTTGAAGGGCAGCCGCTGTGGCTGCACGGCGACAACATCGCGCAGCGCCTTGAATTATGGCAACCGTGGGCTTTTGCCGGAGAATGGCCCCTCGTCAGCGAGGGCATTTCCGGACGCGGCCTGGATTTCAATATCATGACTCAGCGCTCGCGCGCCGCCGCTCAGGTCACGGTTGTCGCAGAGCAACAGCAGCCCGGAGCGGAAGGTATCGCCTGGGTGTTGCAAGGTCGCTGGCAGCTAGCTGGCAAGACCTGTACAGCAGGCTCAGGGATCTGGTGGCACGGCGAGTCGCCGGGAGAGCTGCTCCCGCAATCAGCGGATGCCCGGCTTTTGCTGGCCGAGATTGAACGCCGCTAA
- the osmB gene encoding osmotically-inducible lipoprotein OsmB, protein MNSMNKKMTAAVLAITVAMSLSACSNWSKRDRNTAIGAGAGAIGGAVLTDGSTLGTLGGAAVGGIIGHQVGK, encoded by the coding sequence ATGAATTCAATGAACAAAAAAATGACTGCTGCGGTCCTGGCAATAACAGTTGCAATGTCTCTGAGCGCTTGTTCTAACTGGTCTAAACGCGATCGTAACACCGCTATCGGGGCGGGTGCCGGCGCAATCGGCGGTGCAGTATTAACTGACGGTAGCACCCTGGGTACGCTGGGCGGCGCCGCAGTCGGCGGTATTATTGGTCACCAGGTAGGTAAATAA
- a CDS encoding YciZ family protein, protein MSDLNAHLLAQRIDTVLDILVAGDYHSAIHNLEILKAELQALSSDEQEAKPGQTKAPWEI, encoded by the coding sequence ATGTCAGATCTGAATGCCCACCTGCTCGCCCAACGTATTGATACCGTGCTTGATATCCTGGTTGCCGGAGATTATCACTCCGCCATTCATAACCTGGAAATTCTAAAAGCTGAACTGCAGGCGCTTTCCAGTGACGAACAGGAAGCCAAACCCGGCCAAACTAAAGCGCCGTGGGAAATCTAA
- a CDS encoding carboxymuconolactone decarboxylase family protein: MEQRRVNGKNHWYHETQSTICPVDVLPLVPEAAHVEDRFLLDLTLPEDLFQAHARWIAPARQLADAFFPTTVVVSRLQTFNAYDRLSTALTVAQVYGVQRLCNHYAARLAPLPGPDSSRESNRRLAQITQYARQLASSPSVINALSRSQLDEVGLTSRDIILINQIVGFVGFQARAIAAFQAALGYPVRWIPGMPQQEDAPEALFAASDIDWQPGLDDSDLHYANDERQLLLADWQKHPGLFELAPLLATQESPLNVLEQVLTYLSDAQQFVSQVALITARINGSTSCFNAWVARCSDLPDLIEALRGHEADAQAWGQQHPQERVILQAVQLLTRAPDRFSAAQLTPLIEYGLSRTSAIDLLAWCGLCGWMNRLKIALGNVSQQT, encoded by the coding sequence ATGGAGCAACGCCGCGTTAACGGCAAAAACCACTGGTATCATGAGACCCAGTCAACAATCTGCCCGGTGGATGTATTGCCGCTCGTCCCTGAAGCCGCCCATGTCGAAGATCGCTTTCTACTCGACCTGACTCTGCCCGAGGATCTTTTCCAGGCGCATGCGCGTTGGATAGCGCCTGCCCGTCAGTTAGCCGATGCCTTCTTCCCGACGACGGTAGTTGTGAGCCGCTTGCAAACATTTAATGCCTACGACCGGCTAAGTACTGCGCTGACCGTGGCACAGGTTTACGGCGTACAGCGCCTGTGTAACCACTATGCCGCCCGTCTGGCACCGCTTCCCGGCCCGGACTCTTCGCGAGAGAGCAACCGTCGTCTGGCACAGATCACGCAATATGCTCGCCAGCTTGCCAGCTCGCCTTCGGTCATTAACGCGCTATCGCGCAGTCAGTTGGATGAGGTGGGCTTGACCAGCCGCGATATTATTCTGATCAATCAGATTGTTGGCTTTGTCGGCTTTCAGGCCCGCGCTATCGCCGCATTCCAGGCCGCATTAGGTTATCCGGTTCGCTGGATACCCGGCATGCCACAGCAAGAAGATGCGCCAGAAGCGCTTTTTGCCGCGAGTGATATTGATTGGCAGCCGGGCCTGGACGATTCAGATTTACACTACGCCAATGATGAGCGTCAATTGCTGTTAGCTGACTGGCAGAAGCATCCGGGTTTGTTCGAACTGGCACCGCTGCTGGCGACACAGGAGTCACCGCTTAATGTGCTGGAACAAGTTCTGACATATCTCAGCGACGCGCAACAGTTTGTCAGTCAGGTGGCGCTGATAACCGCACGCATTAACGGTAGTACCAGTTGCTTCAACGCCTGGGTCGCACGATGTTCGGATTTGCCAGACCTTATTGAGGCGTTGCGTGGCCATGAGGCAGACGCTCAGGCATGGGGGCAGCAACATCCCCAGGAGCGCGTCATTTTACAGGCCGTCCAGCTCTTGACCCGAGCGCCAGACCGCTTCAGCGCCGCCCAGCTAACTCCCCTTATTGAATACGGACTCTCTCGTACTTCGGCTATCGACCTTCTTGCCTGGTGCGGGCTATGCGGTTGGATGAATCGGCTGAAAATCGCCCTCGGGAATGTGAGTCAGCAGACGTAA
- the sapF gene encoding putrescine export ABC transporter ATP-binding protein SapF: protein MVETLLEVRNLSKTFRYRTGWFHRQTVDAVKPLSFTLRERQTLAIIGENGSGKSTLAKMLAGMVEPSTGELLIDDHQLEFGDYSYRSQQIRMIFQDPSTSLNPRQRISQILDFPLRLNTDLEPEARQKQIIETLRMVGLLPDHVSYYPHMLAPGQKQRLGLARALILRPKVIICDEALASLDMSMRSQLINLMLELQEKQGISYIYVTQHLGMMKHISDQVLVMHQGEVVERGSTADVLASPLHDLTKRLIAGHFGEALTADAWRKDGK, encoded by the coding sequence ATGGTCGAAACGTTGCTTGAAGTACGCAATCTGAGTAAGACCTTTCGCTACCGTACCGGATGGTTTCATCGACAAACCGTGGACGCGGTCAAGCCGCTGAGCTTTACCCTGCGTGAACGCCAGACTCTGGCAATTATTGGCGAGAACGGCTCAGGGAAATCAACGCTGGCGAAAATGCTTGCCGGTATGGTCGAACCCAGCACCGGCGAACTGCTGATTGATGACCATCAGCTGGAGTTCGGCGATTACTCTTATCGTAGCCAACAGATTCGTATGATCTTTCAGGATCCGTCGACTTCGCTCAACCCACGGCAGCGAATTTCTCAAATTCTCGATTTTCCGCTGCGTCTGAATACTGACCTCGAGCCTGAAGCGCGGCAAAAGCAGATTATCGAAACGCTCCGTATGGTCGGGTTACTGCCAGACCATGTGAGTTACTATCCGCATATGCTGGCGCCAGGGCAAAAACAGCGCCTCGGTCTGGCGCGGGCGCTGATTCTGCGCCCGAAGGTGATTATTTGCGATGAGGCGCTGGCGTCGTTGGATATGTCGATGCGTTCACAGTTAATCAATCTGATGCTGGAGTTACAGGAGAAACAGGGTATCTCCTATATCTACGTCACCCAGCATCTGGGGATGATGAAACATATCAGCGATCAGGTTTTAGTGATGCATCAGGGGGAAGTGGTCGAACGTGGCAGCACCGCAGATGTACTGGCCTCACCGCTACATGACCTGACCAAACGTCTTATCGCCGGGCATTTTGGCGAGGCGCTCACGGCCGACGCCTGGCGTAAAGACGGCAAATAA
- the lapB gene encoding lipopolysaccharide assembly protein LapB, whose product MLELLFLLLPVAAAYGWYMGRRSAQQSKQDDASRLSRDYVAGVNFLLSNQQDKAVDLFLDMLKEDTGTVEAHLTLGNLFRSRGEVDRAIRIHQSLMESASLTYDQRLLAVQQLGRDYMAAGLYDRAESMFKQLVDETDFRLGALQQLLQIYQATSDWQSAIEMAERLVKLGKDKHRGEIANFWCELALQQMAGNDLDKAMTLLKKGATADRNSARVSIMMGRVWMEKGDYAKAVESLERVIEQDKELVGETLDMLQTCYQQLGKTDEWEAFLRRCTEENTGATADLMLAQILEQREGMESAQNYVTRQLERHPTMRVFHKLIDYHISEAEEGRAKESLGVLRQMVGEQVRSKPRYRCQKCGFTAHTLYWHCPSCRSWATIKPIRGLDGQ is encoded by the coding sequence ATGTTGGAGTTGTTGTTTCTGCTTTTGCCCGTTGCCGCTGCCTACGGTTGGTATATGGGGCGCAGAAGTGCACAACAGTCCAAACAGGACGATGCGAGCCGTCTGTCACGTGATTATGTGGCGGGGGTCAACTTCCTGCTGAGCAATCAGCAGGATAAAGCCGTTGATCTGTTCCTCGATATGCTGAAAGAGGATACCGGTACCGTTGAAGCCCACCTGACGCTTGGTAACCTGTTCCGCTCTCGCGGCGAGGTTGACCGGGCCATCCGCATTCATCAAAGCCTGATGGAAAGCGCTTCGTTGACGTATGACCAGCGACTGCTGGCCGTACAGCAACTCGGTCGCGACTACATGGCCGCTGGTCTGTATGACCGTGCGGAAAGCATGTTTAAACAGCTGGTGGATGAAACCGATTTTCGTCTCGGTGCCTTGCAACAGCTGCTGCAAATTTATCAGGCAACCAGCGACTGGCAGTCCGCTATTGAAATGGCAGAACGTCTGGTTAAGCTGGGCAAAGATAAACATCGCGGCGAAATTGCCAATTTTTGGTGTGAGCTTGCCTTACAGCAAATGGCGGGTAACGATCTGGATAAGGCCATGACGTTACTGAAAAAAGGGGCCACTGCCGATCGTAATAGCGCTCGTGTCTCCATTATGATGGGCCGGGTATGGATGGAAAAGGGCGATTATGCCAAAGCGGTAGAGAGCCTGGAGCGCGTCATCGAGCAGGACAAAGAACTGGTCGGCGAAACGTTAGATATGCTGCAAACCTGTTACCAGCAGTTGGGCAAAACCGATGAGTGGGAAGCGTTTTTGCGCCGCTGCACAGAAGAAAATACCGGGGCGACCGCTGACTTAATGCTAGCGCAAATCCTTGAACAGCGGGAAGGTATGGAGTCGGCGCAAAACTACGTCACGCGTCAGCTGGAGCGTCATCCGACGATGCGCGTGTTCCATAAGCTAATTGACTACCATATCAGCGAGGCTGAAGAGGGGCGGGCGAAAGAGAGCCTGGGTGTTTTACGCCAGATGGTCGGTGAACAGGTTCGCAGTAAGCCGCGCTACCGCTGCCAGAAATGTGGTTTTACCGCCCATACGCTGTACTGGCACTGTCCATCCTGTCGCTCATGGGCAACAATTAAGCCAATTCGCGGCCTTGATGGGCAGTAG
- the yciT gene encoding DNA-binding transcriptional regulator YciT, translating to MNARQQSILQMVIDKGRMSVSDLAKMTGVSEVTIRQDLNLLEKQSYLRRTHGFAVPLDSEDVETRMMTNFSIKRELATRAATLVSAGETVFIENGSCNALLARTLAERGDITIITVSSYIAHLLKETPGEVILLGGIYQKRSESMVGPLTRQFIQQVHFSKAFIGIDGWQAETGFTGRDMMRADVVNAVLEKGCEAIVLSDSSKFSVVHPYPLGPVGRFNRIITDDNLNDAVRDRLAACGLIVDIVNHS from the coding sequence ATGAACGCCCGACAACAAAGTATTTTGCAAATGGTCATTGATAAAGGCCGTATGAGCGTGTCCGATCTCGCGAAGATGACCGGTGTCTCTGAAGTCACTATTCGCCAGGATTTGAATTTACTGGAAAAGCAGAGCTATCTGCGACGTACCCATGGTTTCGCTGTTCCTCTGGATAGCGAAGATGTGGAAACCCGCATGATGACCAACTTTTCTATTAAGCGAGAGCTGGCTACGCGAGCCGCTACGCTTGTCTCCGCCGGCGAGACGGTGTTTATCGAAAACGGCAGCTGCAACGCCCTTCTTGCCCGTACGCTTGCCGAGCGTGGCGATATCACCATCATCACCGTCAGTAGCTATATCGCTCACCTGCTTAAAGAGACGCCCGGAGAAGTCATTCTACTGGGGGGGATTTACCAAAAACGCAGCGAAAGTATGGTTGGCCCACTGACGCGGCAGTTCATTCAACAAGTTCACTTCAGCAAGGCATTTATTGGTATCGATGGCTGGCAGGCTGAAACCGGGTTTACCGGCCGGGATATGATGCGCGCCGATGTCGTCAACGCGGTGCTGGAAAAAGGCTGTGAAGCGATTGTGCTAAGCGACAGCTCGAAGTTCAGCGTTGTTCATCCCTATCCACTAGGCCCTGTAGGACGATTTAATCGCATTATTACCGACGACAACCTAAACGATGCCGTTCGCGATCGGCTGGCTGCGTGCGGGTTAATCGTCGATATCGTTAATCACTCTTAA
- a CDS encoding exoribonuclease II, translating into MFQDNPLLAQLKQQLHSQTPRVEGVVKGTEKGFGFLEVDSQKSYFIPPPQMKKVMHGDRIIAVVNTEKERESAEPEELVEPFLTRFVGKVHKKDDRLSIVPDHPLLKDAIPCRAVRGVEHDFKEGDWAVAEMRRHPLKGDRGFYAELTQFITYGDDHFVPWWVTLARHNLEKEAPDGVATEMLDEGLERRDLTALTFVTIDSASTEDMDDALYAELAADGKLHLTVAIADPTAWIAEGSKLDNTAKIRAFTNYLPGFNIPMLPRELSDDLCSLRANEVRPVLACRMILADDGTIEDDIEFFTATIMSKAKLAYDDVSDWLENNGSWQPESDAIAQQIKLLQDVCLRRSEWRKTHALVFKDRPDYRFVLGEKGEVLDIVAEPRRIANRIVEESMIAANICAARVLRDKLGFGVYNVHTGFDPANTEQLAALLKTHDVHVDPVEVLTLEGFCKLRRELDAQPSGFLDSRIRRFQSFAEISTEPGPHFGLGLEAYATWTSPIRKYGDMINHRLLKAVIKGEAIARPQDDVAIQMADRRRLNRMAERDVGDWLYARYLSPKAGTDTRFAAEIIDVSRGGMRVRLVDNGAVAFIPAPFLHAVRDELVCSQENGTVQIKGEVVYKVTDVIDVTIAEVRMETRSVIARPAA; encoded by the coding sequence ATGTTTCAGGACAACCCGCTGCTAGCGCAGCTTAAACAGCAACTGCATTCCCAGACTCCGCGCGTTGAAGGGGTCGTTAAGGGGACGGAAAAAGGCTTTGGCTTCCTGGAAGTCGACTCACAGAAAAGCTATTTCATTCCGCCACCGCAAATGAAAAAAGTGATGCACGGCGACCGTATTATTGCCGTGGTCAATACTGAAAAAGAACGCGAAAGCGCAGAGCCAGAAGAGCTGGTTGAGCCTTTTCTGACGCGTTTTGTCGGTAAAGTTCATAAGAAAGATGACCGTCTTTCCATCGTTCCTGATCATCCGCTGCTGAAAGATGCCATTCCCTGCCGGGCCGTTCGCGGCGTTGAGCATGATTTTAAAGAGGGTGACTGGGCCGTTGCTGAAATGCGCCGTCATCCACTGAAAGGCGATCGCGGCTTCTATGCCGAGCTGACCCAGTTCATCACCTATGGCGATGACCATTTTGTACCCTGGTGGGTTACCCTCGCGCGCCACAATCTGGAAAAAGAAGCGCCAGATGGCGTAGCAACTGAAATGCTCGACGAAGGTCTGGAGCGCCGCGACCTAACGGCTCTGACTTTTGTGACCATCGACAGCGCCAGCACCGAAGATATGGACGATGCCCTGTACGCAGAGCTTGCCGCGGACGGTAAACTGCACCTGACCGTTGCTATCGCCGATCCGACCGCCTGGATTGCTGAAGGCAGCAAGCTGGACAACACGGCGAAAATTCGCGCCTTTACCAACTATCTGCCGGGCTTCAACATTCCAATGCTGCCGCGCGAGCTGTCAGACGACCTGTGCTCCCTGCGCGCCAACGAAGTTCGTCCGGTTCTGGCCTGCCGTATGATTCTGGCCGATGACGGTACCATTGAAGACGATATCGAATTCTTCACTGCCACCATCATGTCCAAAGCGAAACTGGCTTACGATGATGTTTCCGACTGGCTGGAAAATAACGGCAGTTGGCAGCCAGAGAGCGATGCCATCGCTCAGCAAATCAAACTGCTGCAGGATGTCTGTCTGCGCCGTAGCGAATGGCGTAAAACCCACGCGCTGGTGTTTAAAGACCGCCCGGACTACCGCTTTGTGCTGGGTGAGAAAGGTGAAGTACTGGATATCGTTGCCGAACCACGTCGTATCGCCAACCGCATTGTTGAAGAGTCGATGATTGCCGCCAATATCTGCGCTGCCCGCGTGCTGCGCGATAAACTCGGTTTCGGCGTCTATAACGTCCACACCGGTTTTGACCCGGCAAACACCGAGCAACTGGCTGCGCTGCTGAAGACGCACGATGTGCACGTTGACCCGGTAGAAGTACTGACGCTCGAAGGCTTCTGCAAGCTGCGTCGCGAGCTGGACGCGCAGCCGTCTGGCTTCCTCGACAGCCGCATTCGTCGCTTCCAGTCGTTCGCGGAAATTAGTACCGAGCCGGGACCACACTTCGGTCTGGGCCTTGAAGCTTACGCGACCTGGACGTCTCCGATCCGTAAGTACGGCGACATGATCAACCATCGTCTGCTGAAAGCGGTTATCAAAGGGGAAGCCATTGCGCGTCCGCAGGATGACGTTGCGATACAGATGGCGGACCGCCGTCGTCTTAACCGCATGGCGGAGCGCGATGTCGGAGACTGGCTATACGCCCGTTATCTGAGCCCAAAAGCCGGAACCGATACGCGTTTTGCTGCTGAAATCATTGATGTTAGCCGCGGTGGAATGCGCGTGCGTCTGGTCGATAACGGTGCTGTCGCCTTTATCCCAGCGCCGTTCCTGCACGCCGTTCGCGATGAACTGGTTTGCAGCCAGGAAAATGGTACCGTGCAGATTAAAGGTGAAGTCGTCTACAAAGTGACCGACGTAATTGACGTCACGATTGCCGAAGTTCGCATGGAAACCCGCAGCGTGATTGCGCGTCCTGCCGCCTGA
- the sapD gene encoding putrescine export ABC transporter ATP-binding protein SapD — translation MPLLDIRNLTIEFKTNEGWVKAVDRVSLTLAEGEIRGLVGESGSGKSLIAKAICGVTKDNWRVTADRMRFDDIDLLRLSVRERRKLVGHNVSMIFQEPQSCLDPSERIGQQLTQNIPGWTFKGRWWQRPGWRKRRAIELLHRVGIKDHKDAMRSFPYELTDGECQKVMIAIALANQPRLLIADEPTNAMEPTTQAQIIRLLTRLNQNNNTTILLISHDMQMLSKWADKINVMYCGQTVESAPSEELVTIPHHPYTQALIRAIPDFGSAMPHKSRLNTMPGAIPLLEQLPIGCRLGPRCPYAQRECIETPRLVGVRNHLYACHFPLNMEKE, via the coding sequence ATGCCGTTACTCGATATCCGTAATTTAACCATCGAATTCAAGACTAACGAAGGCTGGGTTAAAGCCGTCGATCGCGTCAGCCTGACCCTTGCCGAAGGGGAAATTCGCGGCCTGGTTGGGGAGTCTGGCTCGGGTAAGAGCTTAATCGCCAAGGCTATTTGCGGCGTCACTAAAGACAACTGGCGGGTCACCGCCGACCGTATGCGCTTCGATGATATCGACCTGCTGCGTCTCTCGGTTCGCGAGCGCCGTAAGCTGGTGGGCCACAACGTCTCGATGATTTTTCAGGAGCCGCAATCCTGTCTCGATCCTTCCGAACGCATCGGCCAGCAGCTGACGCAGAATATCCCCGGCTGGACCTTTAAAGGTCGCTGGTGGCAGCGTCCAGGCTGGCGCAAACGGCGCGCAATCGAACTGTTGCACCGCGTAGGGATCAAAGATCATAAAGATGCAATGCGCAGCTTCCCCTATGAGTTGACGGACGGAGAGTGCCAGAAGGTAATGATTGCCATCGCGCTGGCTAACCAGCCGCGGCTGCTGATTGCCGATGAGCCGACCAACGCCATGGAACCCACTACCCAGGCACAAATTATCCGTCTGCTGACGCGGCTCAACCAGAACAACAACACCACCATTTTACTGATCAGTCACGATATGCAGATGCTGAGCAAATGGGCGGACAAAATTAACGTGATGTACTGCGGACAGACGGTGGAAAGCGCGCCGAGCGAAGAGCTGGTGACGATCCCCCATCATCCGTATACCCAGGCGCTGATTCGGGCAATTCCGGATTTCGGTAGCGCCATGCCGCATAAAAGCCGACTCAATACTATGCCAGGGGCCATCCCGCTACTTGAACAACTGCCCATCGGCTGTCGTCTCGGGCCGCGTTGTCCCTACGCCCAGCGGGAATGCATCGAAACGCCTCGCCTGGTGGGCGTGCGTAATCATCTCTACGCCTGTCATTTCCCGCTGAACATGGAGAAAGAGTGA